The following are encoded together in the Clostridium sp. BJN0013 genome:
- the glf gene encoding UDP-galactopyranose mutase, whose product MYDYLIVGSGLFGSIFAYEATKAGKKCLVIDKRSHIGGNIHTVQIEGIQVHQYGAHIFHTNSRKVWEYMNQFAEFNRYTNSPVARYKSELYNMPFNMNTFNRMWGVITPSEAKAKIQQQIKEAGITEPQNLEEQAISLVGRDIYEKLVKGYTEKQWGRKATELPSFIIKRLPVRFTYDNNYFNDKYQGIPIGGYTQIIEKMLQGIEVRLETDFFKQHDELTSLADKIVFTGMIDEYYKYRYGKLEYRSLRFETEILDCENYQGNAVVNFTEYDVPYTRIIEHKHFEFGCQSRNVNPKTVITREYPTTWQHGDEPYYPMNDDRNNKLYAKYKALADTENKVIFGGRLGMYRYFDMHNVVAEALMCVEDEMSKNI is encoded by the coding sequence ATGTATGACTATTTAATTGTTGGATCCGGTTTATTTGGATCAATATTTGCATATGAAGCTACTAAAGCAGGTAAGAAATGTCTTGTAATAGACAAACGTTCACATATTGGGGGAAATATACATACAGTACAAATAGAGGGAATTCAAGTACATCAGTATGGTGCACACATTTTCCACACAAATAGCAGGAAGGTGTGGGAATACATGAATCAATTTGCTGAGTTTAACAGATACACGAACTCCCCTGTTGCCAGATATAAATCTGAACTCTATAATATGCCTTTCAATATGAACACATTCAATAGGATGTGGGGAGTAATTACCCCATCAGAGGCAAAAGCCAAAATTCAACAACAGATTAAAGAAGCCGGTATTACTGAACCTCAAAATCTTGAGGAACAGGCAATAAGTCTGGTTGGTAGAGATATCTACGAGAAGTTAGTCAAAGGTTATACAGAGAAACAGTGGGGACGTAAGGCAACAGAACTTCCAAGTTTCATTATAAAAAGGCTGCCAGTTCGTTTTACCTACGATAACAACTACTTTAATGATAAATACCAGGGAATACCAATTGGAGGTTATACACAAATCATTGAGAAAATGCTGCAAGGCATCGAAGTCCGCCTTGAGACTGATTTCTTTAAGCAACATGATGAACTAACATCTCTTGCAGATAAAATTGTTTTCACTGGAATGATCGATGAATATTACAAATATCGTTATGGGAAGCTTGAATATCGTTCTCTTCGTTTTGAAACAGAAATTCTGGATTGTGAGAATTATCAAGGTAATGCAGTTGTTAATTTTACAGAATATGATGTTCCATATACCCGAATAATTGAACATAAGCATTTTGAATTTGGCTGTCAAAGTAGAAATGTTAATCCTAAAACAGTAATCACAAGGGAATATCCCACCACATGGCAACATGGTGATGAACCGTATTACCCAATGAATGATGATAGAAATAATAAATTATATGCAAAATATAAGGCATTGGCAGATACAGAAAACAAAGTTATATTTGGCGGACGTCTTGGAATGTATAGATATTTTGACATGCATAATGTTGTAGCAGAGGCCTTGATGTGTGTGGAAGATGAGATGTCTAAAAATATCTAG
- a CDS encoding branched-chain amino acid aminotransferase: MGKTINIDWNELGFDYIKTDFRYISVWKGGSWDDGKLVEDNMLTISEGSPALHYGQQCFEGLKCYRRKDGKIQLFRPDQNAKRLNNSCRRLLMPEIPEEKFISACTQVAKANEGYVAPYGTGATLYLRPFVIGVGDNIGVKPAEEYIFCVFCCPVGPYFKGGVTPVNFTISDYDRAAPYGTGAAKVGGNYAASLLPHENSAKRGFADCIYLDPATHTKIEEVGAANFFGITKDNKFVTPKSPSILPSITKYSLLYIAKEYLGMQVEERDVYINKIDEFAEAGACGTAAVITPIGGIEYKNELHVFYSETEVGPVTRKLYDTLYGIQFGDVKAPKGWIVEV; encoded by the coding sequence ATGGGCAAGACTATAAATATTGATTGGAATGAGCTGGGATTTGACTATATCAAAACGGATTTCAGATATATTTCTGTTTGGAAAGGTGGCAGCTGGGACGATGGAAAGCTAGTAGAAGATAATATGCTTACTATAAGTGAAGGTTCACCAGCACTCCATTATGGACAACAATGTTTTGAAGGATTGAAATGTTATCGTAGAAAGGATGGAAAAATACAATTATTTAGGCCGGATCAAAATGCAAAACGACTAAATAATAGCTGCAGACGTTTATTAATGCCTGAAATACCAGAAGAAAAGTTTATTAGTGCATGTACCCAGGTTGCAAAAGCTAATGAAGGCTATGTTGCACCTTATGGCACAGGGGCTACTCTTTATCTTAGACCATTTGTAATAGGAGTGGGGGATAACATTGGAGTTAAACCTGCAGAAGAGTACATATTTTGCGTGTTTTGTTGCCCGGTAGGACCTTACTTTAAAGGAGGAGTTACACCTGTTAACTTTACAATTTCAGATTATGATAGAGCAGCACCATATGGAACAGGAGCAGCAAAGGTTGGAGGAAATTATGCTGCAAGCTTACTTCCTCATGAAAATTCTGCTAAGAGAGGTTTTGCAGATTGTATATATCTTGATCCCGCTACCCATACTAAAATAGAAGAAGTAGGAGCTGCGAATTTTTTCGGAATTACTAAAGATAACAAATTTGTAACACCAAAGTCACCATCTATATTGCCTAGCATCACGAAGTATTCTTTATTATATATAGCTAAGGAATATTTAGGCATGCAGGTTGAGGAAAGAGATGTTTATATAAATAAAATAGATGAGTTTGCTGAAGCTGGAGCATGTGGTACGGCAGCTGTAATAACCCCTATTGGAGGTATAGAATATAAAAATGAACTTCATGTATTTTATAGTGAAACAGAAGTAGGCCCTGTAACTAGAAAACTTTATGATACACTTTATGGGATTCAATTTGGAGATGTAAAGGCCCCTAAGGGATGGATTGTAGAAGTATAA
- a CDS encoding acyltransferase family protein, whose amino-acid sequence MEFNMNLKNCREDYFDNLKLLLTILVVVGHTIEPLINSHLNIKLLYVFIYSFHMPLFVFISGYFSKNINNEEKLFSKINNIFVPYVIFQLLYSLFNIYILKAQNFKITLVYPYWITWYLLSLFTWNLVLPYFSKIKYCIIISLLISILCGYDTNVGYYLSLSRTITFFPYFLMGYFTQKRHITIIKQYFVKKYAVSTLLAIFFLLYLINNKINYKWFYGSLSYSQLNDSIYPNCIIRTAIYILAIIISICILTLIPDKKFFFTHLGSRSMTVYLFHGFIIKLLLKYKFFDYIESFRTEIFIIILSFFIVIILSSKYINKIAKIIIYPKILKQVTR is encoded by the coding sequence ATGGAGTTTAATATGAATTTAAAAAATTGTAGGGAAGATTATTTTGACAACTTAAAACTATTATTAACTATTCTTGTAGTAGTTGGACATACCATAGAACCTCTAATAAACTCACATTTAAATATTAAATTATTATATGTATTTATATACTCTTTCCATATGCCTTTATTTGTTTTTATTTCAGGATATTTTTCAAAAAATATCAATAATGAAGAAAAACTTTTTTCTAAAATTAATAATATTTTTGTACCCTATGTTATTTTTCAATTATTATATTCTTTATTTAATATTTACATTCTAAAAGCACAAAACTTCAAAATTACTTTAGTTTATCCTTATTGGATTACATGGTATCTTCTTTCTCTATTTACATGGAATCTTGTATTACCTTACTTTTCCAAAATTAAATACTGCATTATAATTTCACTTCTTATTTCTATATTATGTGGATATGATACTAACGTTGGATATTATTTGAGTTTATCAAGAACCATAACATTTTTCCCTTATTTCTTAATGGGATACTTTACCCAAAAGCGCCACATAACTATTATTAAACAATACTTTGTAAAAAAATATGCGGTTTCAACTTTACTAGCCATTTTTTTCTTATTATATTTAATAAATAATAAAATCAATTATAAATGGTTCTATGGTAGTCTTTCCTATTCACAATTAAATGACTCCATATATCCTAATTGTATTATTCGCACAGCTATATATATATTAGCCATAATTATATCTATTTGTATATTAACATTAATTCCAGATAAAAAATTCTTTTTTACTCATCTAGGTTCTAGAAGTATGACCGTATATTTATTTCACGGTTTTATTATAAAGTTATTGCTTAAATATAAATTTTTCGATTACATAGAATCCTTCAGAACCGAAATATTTATTATTATACTTTCATTTTTTATTGTTATAATTCTCTCTTCCAAATATATTAATAAGATTGCTAAAATAATAATTTATCCAAAAATATTAAAACAAGTCACAAGGTAA
- a CDS encoding tyrosine-type recombinase/integrase, which yields MSRNNESKIKYLTQQEAYSLFKTIENTYTSHSLRDLAIFRIAYRCGLRVSEIALLKLQDYNASKGELYCRRLKGSNNNTLRLDSKTKYILDKYIVENNITSTSQVLFSSQKNNPISRQTLDYLMKKYCSMAGIEDKSKHHFHALKHTTAVHLAESDMDIKELQWWLGHKSVSNTEIYFQFTTKQQDRMYAKLDEKSEMV from the coding sequence ATGTCAAGAAATAATGAAAGTAAAATTAAATATTTAACACAACAAGAAGCATATTCTCTTTTTAAAACAATTGAGAACACTTACACTTCTCATTCTCTTAGGGATTTAGCTATCTTTAGAATAGCTTATAGATGCGGTTTAAGAGTTTCTGAAATTGCTTTATTAAAATTGCAAGATTACAATGCTTCAAAAGGTGAACTTTACTGTAGGCGACTTAAAGGCAGTAATAATAACACTTTAAGATTAGATTCTAAAACTAAATATATTCTAGATAAATATATTGTTGAAAATAACATAACTTCAACCTCCCAGGTATTATTTTCAAGTCAAAAAAATAATCCAATTTCAAGACAGACCTTGGATTATCTTATGAAAAAATACTGTTCAATGGCTGGCATTGAAGATAAATCCAAACACCATTTCCATGCTTTAAAGCATACAACTGCTGTCCATTTGGCTGAATCTGATATGGACATAAAGGAATTACAATGGTGGTTGGGTCATAAATCCGTTTCCAATACAGAAATATACTTTCAATTTACAACTAAGCAACAAGATAGAATGTATGCAAAATTAGATGAAAAAAGTGAAATGGTATAA
- a CDS encoding phosphatase PAP2 family protein — MKIIKRIYNYIPKYSIRPLILCVLFNFTIYLGVRLFYKHRVFHNLTSYCDNKIPVIPIFVLIYFGSYLFWIINYILISSINEEHCYRFLMADLLGKLICGIIYIKFPTTNIRPNITTSDIFSDMLKFLYSIDAANNLFPSIHCLVSWYCFIGLRNCKVIPAWYRYFSLFMAIMICISTLMTKQHVIIDVLGGVMLAELTWQLSLHLQLYKTFKLINQEV, encoded by the coding sequence ATGAAAATAATAAAAAGAATATATAACTATATACCAAAATATTCTATTAGACCTTTAATTTTATGTGTATTATTTAATTTTACCATATATTTAGGGGTACGTTTGTTCTATAAACATAGAGTTTTTCATAATTTAACGTCGTACTGTGATAATAAAATTCCAGTAATTCCAATATTCGTATTAATCTATTTTGGAAGTTATCTTTTTTGGATTATTAATTACATATTAATCAGTAGCATAAATGAAGAGCATTGCTATCGTTTTTTAATGGCAGATTTATTAGGAAAATTAATATGTGGCATTATATATATAAAATTTCCTACGACTAACATACGGCCCAATATTACCACATCAGATATTTTTTCGGACATGCTTAAATTTCTATATAGTATAGATGCAGCAAATAATCTTTTTCCATCAATTCATTGTTTGGTTAGTTGGTATTGTTTCATTGGTTTACGAAATTGTAAGGTTATTCCTGCTTGGTATAGATATTTCTCTTTATTTATGGCCATAATGATATGTATTTCAACATTAATGACAAAACAGCATGTTATAATTGATGTTTTAGGAGGAGTTATGTTGGCTGAATTAACATGGCAGCTATCTTTACATTTGCAACTTTATAAAACATTTAAGCTTATTAATCAGGAGGTATAA
- a CDS encoding asparagine synthase, translating into MKNGLITTALGTAVTAGSVALRASDLKNRRMHKNDVVPMIETAALGFGLAHIVLGTVDLLQNRR; encoded by the coding sequence ATGAAAAATGGATTAATTACAACAGCCTTAGGTACTGCAGTTACTGCAGGATCAGTTGCATTAAGAGCATCAGATTTAAAAAATAGAAGAATGCATAAAAATGACGTTGTTCCTATGATAGAAACAGCTGCTTTGGGATTTGGATTAGCACATATTGTTTTGGGAACTGTAGATTTATTGCAAAATCGAAGATAA
- a CDS encoding small, acid-soluble spore protein, alpha/beta type, producing the protein MAYNSNKLAVPQAREALNQFKMESAREVGVNLKNGYNGDLTSREVGSIGGNMVKKMVEAYEQGLK; encoded by the coding sequence ATGGCATATAACAGTAATAAATTAGCAGTACCACAAGCTAGAGAAGCTTTAAATCAGTTTAAAATGGAATCAGCTAGAGAAGTGGGAGTAAATTTAAAAAATGGTTATAATGGAGATCTTACTTCAAGAGAAGTCGGTTCTATAGGTGGAAATATGGTAAAAAAAATGGTTGAGGCTTATGAACAAGGTCTAAAGTAA
- the raiA gene encoding ribosome-associated translation inhibitor RaiA: MKITVNGKNIVLTDALKNAVRKKLSKIDKYFNPDVEAHVTLSVQKNRQRIEVTIPFGGVILRGEEENDDMYASIDLVLDKLEGQIRKQKTKLLKRNNSESLRFQFIPDEKETDNEEHKIVKTKRFAVKPMSSEEAVLQMELLGHSFFVYRDADNGDVNVIYKRRDGNYGLIEPEF; the protein is encoded by the coding sequence ATGAAAATAACTGTGAATGGAAAGAATATTGTGCTAACAGATGCATTGAAAAATGCAGTGAGGAAAAAGTTATCTAAAATTGATAAGTATTTCAACCCTGATGTAGAAGCTCATGTTACGTTAAGTGTACAAAAAAACAGACAGAGGATTGAAGTTACAATTCCCTTTGGTGGGGTTATACTAAGAGGAGAAGAAGAAAATGATGATATGTACGCTTCAATTGACTTAGTTCTAGATAAATTAGAAGGACAGATAAGAAAACAAAAGACAAAACTTTTAAAGAGAAATAATTCTGAATCTTTAAGGTTTCAGTTTATACCAGATGAGAAAGAAACTGATAACGAGGAACATAAAATAGTGAAAACTAAGAGATTTGCAGTAAAGCCTATGTCATCAGAAGAAGCAGTTCTTCAGATGGAACTTTTAGGTCATAGCTTTTTTGTATATCGAGATGCTGATAATGGAGATGTAAATGTGATATATAAAAGGCGAGATGGAAATTATGGATTGATAGAACCGGAATTTTAG
- a CDS encoding UPF0236 family transposase-like protein — MNNIILDELELNFNSIEKEIFEVVCKIGLSRIKVILENVDNLIFESRDTKRYRYKFKTDEKIKEELQEVYSYYKSNFNALTRYQDRSEDDRREINLFLTAKGKEISQKST; from the coding sequence ATGAATAATATAATTTTAGATGAATTGGAATTGAATTTCAACAGTATAGAGAAGGAAATTTTTGAGGTTGTATGCAAGATAGGTTTATCAAGGATAAAGGTTATCTTGGAAAATGTAGATAATTTGATATTTGAAAGCAGGGATACTAAAAGATATAGATATAAGTTTAAAACAGATGAAAAGATAAAAGAAGAACTACAAGAGGTATATAGCTACTATAAGAGTAATTTTAATGCACTTACAAGATACCAGGATAGATCTGAAGATGACAGGCGTGAAATTAACTTGTTTTTAACAGCCAAAGGTAAGGAAATATCACAAAAATCAACTTAG
- a CDS encoding glycosyltransferase family 2 protein, whose protein sequence is MKVLTVVIPCYNSADYMDRAIESLLIGNEDLEVLIVDDGSSDNTSIIADEYEEKYPNIIRAIHKENGGHGDAINTGLRYSKGIYFKVLDSDDWFDKNSLKKVLDILKNMINNSKPLDMLIANYVYENINMHKSKSINYKGAMPEEKIFTWDDLGHLKNSQNILMHSVIYLTEILKKCNLELPKHTFYVDNIFVYKPLPYVKTIYYVNVDLYRYFIGREDQSVNEKVMIKRIDQQIKVTKMIIDCYNPMIIKSKKLRKYMIKYLVMMMTISTVLLLKDNTEESLNKKEELWYYLNSKNRDLYEEINKSVLGLFMQIKGLLGRNIILLAYSLSRRIFGFN, encoded by the coding sequence ATGAAAGTTCTTACTGTAGTAATACCCTGTTACAATTCAGCAGATTATATGGATAGGGCAATAGAATCATTGCTAATTGGGAACGAGGATTTAGAAGTTTTGATTGTAGATGATGGCTCTAGTGATAATACTTCGATAATTGCTGACGAATATGAGGAGAAATACCCCAATATAATACGTGCAATACATAAAGAAAATGGCGGTCATGGTGATGCAATAAACACAGGGCTTAGATATTCAAAAGGCATATATTTTAAAGTTTTAGATAGTGATGACTGGTTTGATAAAAATAGTCTAAAAAAAGTACTTGATATATTAAAAAATATGATTAATAATTCTAAACCATTGGATATGCTTATTGCAAATTATGTATATGAAAATATAAATATGCATAAATCAAAAAGCATTAATTATAAAGGTGCAATGCCAGAAGAAAAAATATTTACATGGGATGATTTAGGACATCTTAAAAACAGCCAGAATATATTAATGCACTCAGTTATTTACCTTACAGAGATTCTTAAAAAATGTAATCTAGAGCTTCCTAAACATACATTTTATGTGGACAACATTTTTGTGTATAAACCGTTGCCTTATGTAAAAACAATATATTATGTAAATGTGGATCTTTACAGATATTTTATTGGAAGAGAAGATCAATCAGTTAATGAAAAAGTAATGATTAAACGTATTGATCAGCAGATTAAAGTAACAAAAATGATTATTGACTGTTACAATCCTATGATTATAAAATCTAAAAAGTTACGTAAATATATGATTAAATATTTGGTTATGATGATGACAATTAGTACGGTACTTTTATTAAAAGACAATACAGAAGAAAGTCTAAATAAAAAAGAAGAACTTTGGTATTATCTAAATTCTAAAAATAGGGATTTGTATGAAGAAATAAATAAATCAGTTTTGGGTTTGTTTATGCAAATTAAAGGCTTATTAGGAAGGAATATCATATTATTAGCTTATTCATTATCAAGAAGGATATTTGGATTTAATTAG
- a CDS encoding NADP-dependent isocitrate dehydrogenase, producing MTEKIRMNVPLVEMDGDEMTRIIWKMIKNLLLEPYIDLKTEYYDLGLVKRDETNDEITIEAANAIKKYGVGVKCATITPNAKRVKEYNLKSMWKSPNGTIRAILDGTVFRTPIIVNSIKPLMRTWEKPITVARHAYGDVYRDVEYKVEEPGKMELVFTSEKGEETRQTLHVFNGPGVVMGMHNLDKSIESFARSCFNYALDMNQNLWFASKDTISKTYDHRFKDIFQEIYDAEYDTKFKDADIEYFYTLIDDAVARVVKSEGGFIWACKNYDGDVMSDMVATAFGSLAMMTSVLVSPEGYYEYEAAHGTVQKHYYQHLKGQLTSTNSMATLFAWTGALRKRGEIDGIDELVEFADKLEDTSIRTIEEGVMTKDLAPLSELENKKIVNTEEFLLEIKKRLEE from the coding sequence ATGACTGAAAAGATTAGAATGAACGTACCTTTAGTAGAAATGGACGGAGATGAAATGACTAGAATCATCTGGAAGATGATTAAGAATTTACTCTTGGAACCATACATAGACTTAAAAACTGAGTATTATGATCTTGGACTTGTTAAAAGAGACGAAACTAATGATGAAATAACTATTGAAGCTGCAAATGCAATAAAAAAATATGGTGTTGGCGTAAAATGTGCTACTATAACTCCAAATGCTAAAAGAGTTAAGGAATATAACCTTAAGAGTATGTGGAAAAGTCCTAACGGAACAATAAGAGCAATTCTGGATGGTACAGTTTTCCGTACACCTATTATAGTAAACAGTATAAAACCTCTTATGAGAACATGGGAAAAACCTATTACAGTTGCAAGACATGCATATGGTGATGTGTATAGAGATGTAGAGTACAAAGTAGAAGAACCTGGTAAAATGGAATTAGTGTTCACTTCTGAAAAAGGAGAAGAAACAAGACAAACACTTCATGTTTTCAATGGACCAGGTGTTGTAATGGGAATGCATAACCTTGATAAATCTATTGAAAGTTTTGCACGCTCCTGCTTTAATTATGCATTGGATATGAATCAAAATTTATGGTTTGCTTCAAAAGATACGATTTCTAAGACCTATGATCATAGATTTAAGGATATATTCCAAGAAATATATGATGCTGAATACGATACTAAGTTTAAGGATGCGGATATAGAATATTTCTATACATTAATTGATGATGCTGTTGCTAGAGTTGTAAAATCAGAAGGTGGTTTTATATGGGCATGTAAGAATTATGATGGTGATGTGATGTCGGATATGGTTGCTACTGCTTTTGGAAGTCTTGCAATGATGACTTCAGTGCTTGTGTCACCTGAAGGCTATTATGAGTATGAAGCAGCTCATGGTACTGTACAAAAACATTATTATCAGCACCTTAAAGGACAGCTAACCTCTACAAATTCCATGGCTACTTTATTTGCATGGACAGGAGCTCTACGAAAGAGAGGAGAAATAGACGGAATAGATGAATTAGTTGAATTTGCAGATAAACTTGAAGATACATCTATCAGAACCATTGAAGAAGGCGTTATGACTAAAGATTTAGCTCCACTTTCAGAGTTAGAAAATAAAAAAATAGTTAATACAGAGGAGTTCCTTTTAGAGATAAAGAAGAGATTAGAAGAGTAG
- the lepB gene encoding signal peptidase I produces the protein MNHKTIFKSLKEYILIILLALGFLFIFHSYVFARVDVIGPSMQPTLNNKDILFVEKISTEIGHINRGEIVIFNSNNENNDNYIKRVIGIADDKINIRDGKVYLNGQLLSENYLPQGTITECNSSNTDYVIPEGYIFVLGDNRENSTDSRILGFINIKDIKGHVIFRAYPFKYINIF, from the coding sequence TTGAATCATAAAACAATTTTCAAAAGTTTAAAAGAATATATACTAATCATTTTATTAGCTCTTGGATTTTTATTTATATTTCATAGTTACGTTTTTGCAAGAGTAGATGTAATAGGCCCCTCTATGCAGCCTACACTTAACAATAAAGACATACTATTTGTAGAGAAGATCAGTACAGAAATTGGACATATAAATAGAGGGGAAATTGTTATTTTTAATTCCAATAATGAAAATAACGATAATTATATAAAAAGAGTAATAGGCATAGCTGATGATAAAATTAATATAAGAGATGGAAAAGTCTATTTAAACGGTCAACTTCTTTCAGAGAATTATCTTCCACAGGGTACAATTACTGAATGCAATTCCTCTAATACAGATTATGTTATACCTGAAGGATATATTTTTGTACTTGGGGATAATAGAGAAAATAGCACTGACAGCAGAATACTTGGTTTTATAAATATAAAAGATATAAAGGGGCATGTAATTTTTAGAGCATATCCTTTTAAATATATTAATATATTTTAG